The genomic region GCCCTTCGACTTCCTGTTCATCCCCGGCGGTACGCCCCACCAGTTCGTCAATGCGGGCGAGGAGGAGCCCTTCGGCTTCATCTGCGTGGTGGACCGGGAGCGGGACCGGCCCCAGGTGCTTTCGGAAGAGGAATTGGCCCGGCTGCAGGCCGACCCTAAGACAGGCCCGGTGTTGCGGCTGGGACCCGCGGACAAGGGCTCCAAGCCCGGCAGCGGCCCAGCCGCTCAGCAAGGCTAGGAAGCCCTGCTGAAACACAGCCCCCTAAAGAATCCGCTTTCCGAACAAGGAGGCCAGCAGGCCTACCGCCAGTTCCGCCGTCTGGTTGCGGGAATCCAAGATGGGGTTCACTTCGGTGATCTCCACCGCCACGATGCGCCCCAGTTCCGCCAGCAATTCCATCATCAGATGGGCTTCCCGGTAGGTGAGCCCCCCGGGCACCGGCGTGCCCACACCGCCGGCCAGGCTGGGATCCATCACATCCACATCGAAACTGATGTGGAGGCTCCCCCGGCCTTCCCGGGTGGCGATGGCCCAGGCCCGCCGCACCACGGCGGCGATGCCCATCTCGTCGATGTCTTTCATAGTGAACACCGTCACGCCCGAGGAGCGCACCTTTTCCTTTTCCGGCTCATCCAGGTCCCGGGCGCCGATGAGCACCGCCCGCTCCGGCGGGAGGGGCAGGGGCTGGGGCAGGGCCGCCAGCATGTCGTCGGTGGTGGCGCCGATGGTGGCGGCCAGGGACATGCCGTGGATGTTCCCGCTGGGGGTGGTGGTGGGGTCGTTCATGTCGGCGTGGGCGTCGATCCACAAGATGCCCGGCTGCTGGTGCACCCGGGCCACCCCGGCCAGGGCGCCCACCGACAGGCTGTGGTCGCCCCCCAGCACCAGGGGCACACCCCCGGAGCGGCAGATGTCTTCCGTCACCCCGGCCAACTGGTGCCACAAGGCGACGATCTCCTCAAAGTACCGCCGGGTGTGGTCGCCCGGCGGCCGGGTCTCCGGGATGGGAATATCCAAGTTCCCGTAATCCCGGACGGAATGGCCCAAGGCTTCCAAATGCCGGGCGAGGCGGGCGTAGCGCAGGGCGCTGGGGCCCATGTCGGTGCCCCGGCGATTGCCGCCCAGGTCAACAGGTACACCTATTATGCCGATGGAAAGGGCCTCCCCGGCCCCCTGCGGTGTGATGGCGCTCACTTCGTTCACGGCTCCCAAAATGGCGTGTAGTCGGTCCCCGGCCCCGTGATAGAATACACTAAACGGCGCACCGTCTACGCAACTCTCGGGGTGATCCTCGTTGAACGCAGAACTCCTGGTCCTGGAACAACTAGGCGAACGGGATGTTCGCTTCATCGTCAATGCCCTGGTCCAGGAGCCTGCAGACCGGGAACGGGTGGCCAGGCTGGCCCACAACGAACCGTCGGCTCTGGAGGCCATGCTGGGCGATGTCCGGCTGGCCCAACGGATCATGGCGGACCAGGACATCATCCTGCGCATCTCGCCGTATCTGCTCTTTGCCGTCCTGCTGCGCCAGGTGCGGCGGGACTTGGAGCGGGCCGGCTACACCCCCGAATGGGCGGCGCCCCGGTCCCGGGTGCCCGTTTTCGACACCAAGACCCTGGCGGGCCTCCTGGCCAACCACCAGGTTCTCCATTACTTGGCCGACATGCTGGCTTCCTTCACCCAAATCAAGTTGATGGAAGAGCCCGTGGACGACCTGGACGAACCGTGCAACTTCGTCCACAGCTGGGGCACCGACGAACTGGATGTGGCGTCCCTCATCCGCCTGGGGGCCGAGTCGCCCCACGCCCAGCGGCTGGCCGTCTTTCGCCGGGTGGGGGATGTGGCCCTGCTCCTGACCGGCATCTTCCCCGATTACATCGGCCGGGAGCAGTGGCGGGGCCTGCCCGACCGGTTCACCTCGGCCCTGGGGGCCGCCGGCGGGAAGGTCCAGGGCGAGGGGGCTGCCCGCCGCCACCGCGACCTGGGTCCGGCGGAGCAGATCGAGGAAATCGGCCGCCGCTACTACCGGATGGCCGCCCGCCATCCCAACGCCGGCTGGCTGGGCTGGGACAGGCTGCTGAACCTGCTGGCCGAGGAGTTCACCCGCATCCGCAAGATTCTCAACGTGCTGTCGGACCTGTACATTCACCGGCTCCGGTTTTCGTGGTTTCCCGGGCCCGAACTGTGAGGTGGCATGACCGGCATGACGGAACAACCCGGGCAGGCGCCGGTGGACATCCGGCCCGGCGATGCCTTGATTGTCGTTGACGTGCAGAACGATTTCTGTCCCGGCGGCGCCCTGGCGGTGCCCGACGGCGACCAGGTGGTGCCGGTGCTGAACCGGTGGATCCGCCGGTTCCAGGAGGCGGGGCTGCCCGTGGTCTACACCCAGGACTGGCACCCGCCGGACCACATTTCCTTCGCCGAACGGGGCGGGCCCTGGCCGCCCCACTGCGTCCAGAACACCCCCGGCGCCCAATTCCACCCCGACCTGGTGGTGGAGGGTGCGGTGTTCCAAAAGGGCTTCGAATCCGACAAGGAAGCCTACAGCGGCTTTGCCGGCTACTTGAAGAACGGGGAGACGGCGGCCGGCAGGAAGGGCCTGGCGGAATGGCTCAAGGAGCAGGGGGTGCGGCGGGTTTTCGTGGGAGGGCTGGCCACCGACTACTGCGTCCGGGCCACCACCTTGGACGCCCTGGCGGCAGGGTTTGCCGCCGTGGTCATCGCCGCCGGCTCCCGGCCCGTGGATGTCCAGCCCGGCGACGGCGACAGGGCCCTGGCGGAGATGGAGGGCGCCGGCGCGCAAATCCTTGCGTGAACCTGCCGGGCGGGCCCGCCCGACCCGGTCGGGAACCAACCGAGATTATCTGAAAAAACACCAAAGACCACCGGCCCCGGAATGGGGCCGGTGGCCGTCCTTTGCGGGCCTGTGGTCGTGGTCGTTTACACGAAGGTCGGCTGGTTGACCAGTGGCGTCGGTGTTTGCGGTACGAAAGCCGGCGGCTGTCCTATGCTCTGAAACTGGTTGTTGTTCAGTGGAATGTTGAAGGTCGGCGACGGGCTGAAGGACGGTGACGGGGAGATGCCCGTGGTCTGGGCCAGTTGCTGCTGGGCCAGGGCGATCATCCGCCGGACCATGTTGCCTCCCACCGCCCCGTGGTAACGCGCAGGCATGTCCCCCAGGTAGCCGTAGTAGTTGGGCAGGCCGATCTGGGCCGCAACCTCGTACTTCAGGTTCTCCATCGCCCGCCAGGCGCCCGGGATCAGGTGCTCTCTTCGGCTGCGCGCCATCCACTTCACCTCCTTTGGGTGAGGGTGTCGTTACCGGCATCGGCCAATGATGGTTCCGCCTTTAATCTCACACCACAGGCGAGACCTATGCTGTCAATGCATGCCGTCCGTGGCTTCCCCTGGTCCCTCAGGGGAATCCTGCGCCCTTTCCCAGGGGACGGGGCGGCTCGAAAGAAACATTATGCAGTGATGTTGCATACTTATGCGTCATAAGGTATAGTTATGGCCTAGACTGACAGAAGGGCCGCGGGGAGCGGCCCATGGGCCGTAGGGATAGGAGGCAGTGGCATGTCGGTAGCGAAACGCCTGGACGGTGAAGTGGCTGAGCCCCTTCCCCTTGTCGCCGGAGCCGGCGGTAGCGCCGGCGGCAAGCCGGGCAGCGAGTTTCGGTTCAAAGGGCGCCATTTCCTGACACTGACCGATTATACAGACGCGGAATTGTTCTTCATACTGGACTACGCCCGCCGCTTGAAGGAAGAACTCGCCGCCGGCCGGTTCCGACCCCTGCTGGCCCATAAGACGTTGGCCATGATCTTCGCCAAGCCGTCCACCCGCACCCGGGTTTCCTTCGAGGTGGGCATGAGCCAGCTGGGCGGCACCAGCCTCTATTTGAGCACCGCCGACCTCCAACTGGGGCGGGGTGAAAGCGTGGCCGACACTGCCCGGGTGCTGTCCCGCTATGTGGACGGCATCATGGTGCGCACTTTCGCCCATTCCGAACTGGAGGAACTGGCCCGCCACGCCACGGTGCCCGTCATCAACGGCCTCACCGACTGGCTGCACCCGTGCCAGGCCATGGCCGACTACATGACCATCCTGGAGCACAAGGGCCGCCTCAACGACCTGATCCTGGCCTATGTGGGCGACGGCAACAATATGGTCCATTCCTTGATCCAGGGGGCCGTGAAGTTCGGCGCCAAGATCCGGGTGGCCACCCCGCCGGGCTATGAGCCCGACGAAACCGTAGTGGCCTGGGCCCTGTCCGAAGGCAAGCCGGGCCAGGTGGAAATCATGACCGATCCCCGGGCCGCCGTCCAAGGCGCCGACGTGGTCTACACCGACGTCTGGGCGGGGATGGGCGCCGAAGCCGAAGCTGAGGAGCGGCAGCAGATCTTCCGGCCGTATCAGGTGAACGAAGAATTGATGGGCCTGGCGGCGGCGGACGCCATATTTATGCACTGCCTGCCGGCCCGCCGGGGTGAGGAAGTGACCGACCAGATCATGGACGGTCCCCAGTCGGTGGTGTTCGACCAGGCGGAAAACCGCCTCCACGTGCAGAAGGCCATCCTGGCCCTGCTGATGGGGCCGGGAAAGGTCAGTTGACAGGGAAGCTTAATTGACCGGCTCCCCGGCCTGCTCGGCCTCTTCCAGCCGGCAGTCGGGGCAAATGCCGAAAA from Sphingobacteriaceae bacterium harbors:
- the rocF gene encoding arginase; the encoded protein is MNEVSAITPQGAGEALSIGIIGVPVDLGGNRRGTDMGPSALRYARLARHLEALGHSVRDYGNLDIPIPETRPPGDHTRRYFEEIVALWHQLAGVTEDICRSGGVPLVLGGDHSLSVGALAGVARVHQQPGILWIDAHADMNDPTTTPSGNIHGMSLAATIGATTDDMLAALPQPLPLPPERAVLIGARDLDEPEKEKVRSSGVTVFTMKDIDEMGIAAVVRRAWAIATREGRGSLHISFDVDVMDPSLAGGVGTPVPGGLTYREAHLMMELLAELGRIVAVEITEVNPILDSRNQTAELAVGLLASLFGKRIL
- a CDS encoding nicotinamidase, with translation MTEQPGQAPVDIRPGDALIVVDVQNDFCPGGALAVPDGDQVVPVLNRWIRRFQEAGLPVVYTQDWHPPDHISFAERGGPWPPHCVQNTPGAQFHPDLVVEGAVFQKGFESDKEAYSGFAGYLKNGETAAGRKGLAEWLKEQGVRRVFVGGLATDYCVRATTLDALAAGFAAVVIAAGSRPVDVQPGDGDRALAEMEGAGAQILA
- a CDS encoding alpha/beta-type small acid-soluble spore protein, which encodes MARSRREHLIPGAWRAMENLKYEVAAQIGLPNYYGYLGDMPARYHGAVGGNMVRRMIALAQQQLAQTTGISPSPSFSPSPTFNIPLNNNQFQSIGQPPAFVPQTPTPLVNQPTFV
- the argF gene encoding ornithine carbamoyltransferase, producing the protein MSVAKRLDGEVAEPLPLVAGAGGSAGGKPGSEFRFKGRHFLTLTDYTDAELFFILDYARRLKEELAAGRFRPLLAHKTLAMIFAKPSTRTRVSFEVGMSQLGGTSLYLSTADLQLGRGESVADTARVLSRYVDGIMVRTFAHSELEELARHATVPVINGLTDWLHPCQAMADYMTILEHKGRLNDLILAYVGDGNNMVHSLIQGAVKFGAKIRVATPPGYEPDETVVAWALSEGKPGQVEIMTDPRAAVQGADVVYTDVWAGMGAEAEAEERQQIFRPYQVNEELMGLAAADAIFMHCLPARRGEEVTDQIMDGPQSVVFDQAENRLHVQKAILALLMGPGKVS